A part of Melittangium boletus DSM 14713 genomic DNA contains:
- a CDS encoding PE-PGRS family protein, which produces MRLRCFLRSFSLGGLLLLPAVSPALARTVNVSSVAQLQTALASARAGDAIELAPGTYDVKTNLTCSAAGTAEQPIVVRAQSRMGARIRFDASEGFKVSGPHWTFEGLDVEGVCASDSACEHAFHVTGRAHDFVLRESRVRDFNAQLKVNASLINGVWEIPHRGLVERNELADTRPRVTSNPVTKLNIDTGDGWVVRDNFLHDFHKNGGNAISYGAFMKSGGREGVFERNLVLCTRDLATGGTRIGLSFGGGGTANAFCAPAFDASVPCDPEHSGGVMRNNVIVNCSDVGIYLNRARSTQVLFNTLISTAGVDFRYASTSGEAHGNLLSSAIRARDSATFDAGTNLTQVSAATFEGWYVAPLQGNLTLEGSVSSLLGAAGAHAQVTDDWCGRPRPASGPFTLGALEHSLGNCAGWPGDAGGGPGEADAGTGPGPDAGTGASADAGVGGEDAGASDEPAQATGCGCTSAPGALSTLGLAALMMIRWRRRVE; this is translated from the coding sequence ATGCGCCTACGCTGCTTCCTCCGGTCGTTCTCCCTCGGCGGGCTCCTGCTCCTGCCCGCTGTCTCCCCCGCCCTGGCCCGGACGGTGAACGTCTCCTCGGTGGCGCAACTGCAGACGGCGCTCGCCTCGGCACGGGCGGGCGACGCCATCGAGCTCGCCCCCGGCACCTACGACGTCAAGACCAACCTCACCTGCTCGGCGGCGGGCACCGCCGAGCAGCCCATCGTGGTGCGGGCCCAGAGCCGGATGGGGGCGCGGATTCGCTTCGACGCCAGCGAGGGCTTCAAGGTCTCCGGGCCCCACTGGACCTTCGAGGGGCTGGACGTCGAGGGGGTGTGCGCGAGCGACAGCGCCTGCGAGCACGCCTTCCACGTCACCGGCCGCGCGCACGATTTCGTCCTGCGCGAGAGCCGGGTGCGCGACTTCAACGCCCAGCTGAAGGTGAACGCCTCACTCATCAATGGGGTCTGGGAGATTCCCCACCGCGGACTGGTGGAGCGCAACGAGCTCGCCGACACCCGGCCGCGGGTGACCTCCAACCCGGTCACCAAGCTCAACATCGACACCGGCGACGGCTGGGTGGTGCGCGACAACTTCCTCCACGACTTCCACAAGAATGGCGGCAACGCCATCTCCTACGGCGCCTTCATGAAGAGCGGCGGGAGGGAGGGCGTCTTCGAGCGCAACCTGGTGCTGTGCACCCGCGACCTGGCCACCGGGGGCACCCGCATCGGCCTGTCCTTCGGCGGAGGCGGCACCGCCAACGCCTTCTGCGCCCCGGCCTTCGACGCGAGTGTGCCCTGCGACCCGGAGCACTCGGGCGGGGTGATGCGCAACAACGTCATCGTCAACTGCTCGGACGTGGGCATCTACCTCAACAGGGCCCGCTCGACGCAGGTGCTCTTCAACACCCTCATCTCCACCGCCGGGGTGGACTTCCGCTACGCCTCCACCAGCGGCGAGGCCCACGGCAACCTGCTGTCCTCCGCCATTCGCGCCCGGGACTCGGCGACTTTCGACGCCGGCACCAACCTCACCCAGGTGTCCGCGGCCACCTTCGAGGGCTGGTACGTCGCCCCCCTCCAGGGAAATCTCACCCTCGAGGGAAGCGTCTCCTCGCTCCTCGGCGCCGCCGGGGCTCACGCCCAGGTGACGGACGACTGGTGCGGCCGCCCCCGTCCGGCCTCGGGCCCCTTCACGCTGGGCGCCCTCGAGCACTCTCTCGGCAACTGCGCGGGTTGGCCCGGCGATGCCGGAGGCGGACCTGGGGAAGCCGATGCCGGCACGGGTCCGGGGCCTGATGCGGGGACAGGCGCCTCCGCGGACGCGGGCGTCGGCGGCGAGGATGCCGGGGCCTCCGACGAGCCCGCGCAGGCCACGGGATGCGGCTGCACGTCCGCGCCGGGGGCCCTGAGCACGCTCGGATTGGCTGCGCTGATGATGATTCGCTGGCGCCGCCGCGTGGAGTGA
- a CDS encoding PQQ-dependent sugar dehydrogenase, protein MRTLSMTILLAALLSGCSSSKTPDPTDGTPQPPEDAGIPSEDAGIPSEDAGIPEEPLPSGPPVPTGPPNVPEFEPAFPGQTRAPAIQTKTAFQVTEIASGFRNPWAIAFLPDQRMLVTEKPTGALYIVTPQGEKSPAVTGLPPVDGRGQGGLLDVEIGPDYAQSGLIYWTYYEPRAGGNGLAVARAKLVEGAQPRVEDVQIIFRMMPTLESTLHAGGRLVFTPDGKLFVTLGERSILEGRVQARDVKSHFGKIVRINPDGSVPQDNPYVNTEGAKPEIWSVGHRNILSAALDSQKRLWTVEMGPRGGDELNRPEAGKDYGWPTIGYGEEYSGAPIHESTQGPGMEQPVYYWDPVMSPSGMTIYTGDLFPEWRNNIFIGGLSSQALVRLMVRNDRVVGEERLLTDLKARIREVVQGPEGALYLLTDATNGKLLKLTPR, encoded by the coding sequence ATGCGCACTTTGTCGATGACCATCCTCCTCGCGGCCCTCCTGTCGGGCTGTAGCAGCAGCAAGACCCCCGACCCCACGGACGGCACGCCTCAACCCCCCGAGGACGCGGGCATCCCGTCCGAGGACGCGGGCATCCCGTCCGAGGACGCGGGCATCCCCGAGGAACCCCTTCCGAGCGGCCCTCCAGTCCCAACGGGTCCTCCCAACGTGCCCGAGTTCGAGCCGGCCTTCCCAGGTCAGACGCGCGCCCCGGCCATCCAGACGAAGACGGCCTTCCAGGTCACCGAGATCGCCTCGGGCTTCCGCAACCCCTGGGCCATCGCCTTCCTCCCTGACCAGCGCATGCTGGTGACGGAGAAGCCCACCGGCGCGCTCTACATCGTCACGCCCCAGGGCGAGAAGTCTCCCGCCGTCACGGGTCTGCCGCCCGTGGACGGCCGAGGGCAGGGCGGTCTGCTCGACGTGGAGATCGGTCCCGACTACGCCCAAAGCGGCCTCATCTACTGGACCTATTACGAGCCGCGCGCGGGCGGCAATGGTCTGGCGGTGGCACGCGCGAAGCTCGTGGAGGGTGCGCAGCCGCGCGTGGAGGACGTGCAGATCATCTTCCGCATGATGCCCACGCTCGAGTCGACCCTGCACGCGGGAGGACGGCTGGTGTTCACCCCCGACGGCAAGCTGTTCGTCACGCTCGGGGAGCGCTCCATCCTCGAGGGCCGGGTGCAGGCGCGCGACGTGAAAAGCCACTTCGGCAAGATTGTCCGTATCAATCCCGACGGCTCGGTGCCCCAGGACAACCCGTACGTGAACACCGAGGGGGCCAAGCCGGAGATCTGGTCGGTGGGACACCGCAACATCCTGTCGGCGGCGCTCGACAGCCAGAAGCGGCTGTGGACGGTGGAGATGGGGCCCCGCGGAGGTGACGAACTCAACCGCCCCGAGGCGGGCAAGGACTACGGCTGGCCCACCATCGGCTATGGCGAGGAGTACTCGGGCGCGCCCATCCACGAGAGCACCCAGGGCCCGGGCATGGAGCAGCCCGTGTACTACTGGGATCCGGTGATGTCGCCCTCGGGAATGACCATCTACACCGGGGACCTCTTCCCCGAGTGGCGCAACAACATCTTCATCGGAGGCCTCTCCAGCCAGGCGCTGGTGCGGCTCATGGTGCGCAATGATCGCGTGGTGGGCGAGGAGCGGCTGCTCACGGACTTGAAAGCGCGCATCCGCGAGGTGGTGCAGGGTCCCGAGGGAGCGCTCTACCTGCTCACCGACGCCACCAACGGCAAGCTGCTCAAGCTCACACCGCGCTGA
- a CDS encoding immunity 26/phosphotriesterase HocA family protein: MSKQRHKAGTFVRLALADGSFGYGRLLAPPYLAFYNLRTESPDADVDGIASRSVLFKIAVNLLALKAWEPIGWRELEEDLIQPLVQFRQDVGDFRRCTIFDTTGNKRAAEPQDCVGLERAAVWEQASVEERLLDALRGRLNSAVEHLKVRLR, translated from the coding sequence TTGAGCAAGCAGAGGCACAAGGCAGGCACTTTCGTCCGACTGGCGCTCGCCGATGGCTCATTCGGGTACGGCCGGCTGTTAGCGCCACCCTATCTCGCCTTCTACAATCTCAGGACCGAAAGCCCAGACGCCGATGTAGACGGCATTGCCTCGAGGTCAGTCCTCTTCAAGATCGCCGTCAACCTGCTCGCGCTGAAAGCGTGGGAACCCATTGGATGGAGAGAGCTCGAAGAGGACCTGATTCAACCGCTCGTTCAGTTCAGGCAGGACGTGGGCGATTTCCGTCGATGCACCATCTTCGACACCACTGGCAACAAGAGAGCCGCCGAGCCCCAGGACTGTGTGGGACTTGAGCGAGCCGCGGTCTGGGAACAAGCATCCGTCGAGGAGCGTTTGCTCGATGCCCTCCGAGGACGTCTCAACTCCGCCGTGGAACACCTGAAGGTGCGCCTGCGGTGA
- a CDS encoding ELWxxDGT repeat protein codes for MRDIFPPSSITPPWYQPAPELLVSFRDRLFFAPYFADGHGGLWTSDGSEGGTVELKRFPAESEIPGNPVRELTPVGNQLFIVGKDEVYGRELWVSDGSASGTRLVKDITPGAGDTSLMDLTRLGTRLFFIRTQMSEDYSVRSEVWRSDGSEAGTFRVKDLGPKSYVNGTPTVMGGTLFFSVNEPEHGSELWRTDGTEAGTFRVKDIEPGAGGSYPHSFQTAGGSLFFITDTQSRDQELWRTDGTEAGTQWVRALPRVSTPVASLMPGTGSNVFLARSGADHLMRLSSLELDGSGGVREREVATLTNDYAAQEDADPGVVTFAVAGGKLFFAQAISSGGPVPLEVHLWVTDGTQAGTLQLSRLLSKRDEFQSRIYAVGDRVLYNESGLDLGLEPWVSDGTAAGTTLVQDLNPGGNSFPYRFTRVGSTVYFVAYDDTHGYELWALPIND; via the coding sequence GTGCGCGACATCTTCCCGCCCTCCAGCATCACGCCGCCCTGGTACCAGCCCGCCCCCGAGTTGCTGGTGTCCTTCCGCGACCGCCTGTTCTTCGCCCCCTACTTCGCCGACGGCCACGGCGGTCTGTGGACGAGTGATGGCAGCGAAGGCGGCACGGTGGAACTCAAGCGCTTCCCCGCTGAAAGCGAGATCCCGGGGAACCCGGTGCGGGAGCTCACGCCCGTGGGCAACCAGCTCTTCATCGTTGGCAAGGACGAGGTCTACGGCCGCGAGCTGTGGGTGAGTGACGGCTCCGCCAGCGGCACGCGCCTGGTCAAGGACATCACACCGGGCGCGGGCGACACGAGCCTGATGGATCTCACCCGCCTCGGCACCCGGTTGTTCTTCATTCGCACCCAGATGAGCGAGGACTACTCGGTCCGCAGCGAGGTGTGGAGGAGCGATGGCAGCGAGGCGGGCACCTTCCGAGTGAAGGACCTGGGTCCAAAATCGTACGTGAACGGCACGCCCACGGTCATGGGCGGCACACTCTTCTTCTCCGTGAACGAGCCGGAGCACGGCTCCGAGCTGTGGCGCACGGATGGCACCGAGGCGGGCACCTTCCGGGTGAAGGACATCGAACCCGGCGCGGGCGGCTCCTATCCCCACTCCTTCCAGACCGCGGGCGGCTCGCTCTTCTTCATCACGGACACTCAGTCCCGGGATCAGGAGCTGTGGCGCACGGACGGCACCGAGGCGGGCACACAATGGGTGCGCGCCCTGCCTCGCGTCAGCACCCCCGTCGCCTCGTTGATGCCGGGCACCGGCTCCAACGTCTTCCTGGCACGCTCGGGCGCGGACCACCTGATGCGCCTGTCGTCGCTGGAGCTCGACGGCTCGGGCGGCGTGCGGGAGCGGGAGGTGGCGACCCTGACCAATGATTATGCCGCCCAGGAGGACGCGGACCCCGGCGTCGTCACCTTCGCGGTGGCCGGCGGCAAGCTCTTCTTCGCCCAGGCCATCTCGTCTGGCGGCCCCGTGCCCCTGGAGGTGCATCTCTGGGTGACGGATGGCACCCAGGCGGGCACCCTGCAGCTGTCGCGACTCCTGAGCAAGAGGGACGAGTTCCAGAGCCGTATCTACGCCGTGGGTGACCGCGTGCTCTACAACGAATCCGGGTTGGACCTGGGGCTGGAGCCCTGGGTGTCGGATGGCACGGCGGCGGGCACCACCCTCGTCCAGGACCTCAACCCGGGCGGAAACTCGTTCCCGTACCGCTTCACCCGTGTGGGATCCACCGTCTACTTCGTCGCCTACGACGACACGCATGGCTATGAGCTGTGGGCCCTGCCGATCAACGACTGA
- a CDS encoding lectin OAA family protein has protein sequence MSIYNVQNQWGGSSAAWNQGGLWAIGGRSNQGVIALKAKSEDGGKTLTGTMTYSGEGEIGFRATLSGTNTYTVQNQWGGSSAPWQEGGTWILGSRKNQGVVAIDLTSNDGGKTLAGTMTYAGEGPIGFKGELRSGGAYTVQNQWGGASAPWQQGGAWLIGARDGQKVTAIKATSTDGGKTLTGSMTYSGEGAIAFKATQDGENTYTVQNQWGGSAAPWQPGGIWLIGARQSQGVVSLDVTSTDGGKTLAGTMTYAGEGPIGFRGTLN, from the coding sequence GTGTCCATCTACAATGTGCAGAACCAGTGGGGGGGTTCGTCCGCGGCCTGGAATCAGGGCGGCTTGTGGGCGATTGGCGGTCGTTCCAACCAGGGCGTCATCGCGCTCAAGGCGAAGTCCGAGGATGGCGGCAAGACCCTGACGGGAACCATGACGTACTCGGGAGAAGGAGAGATTGGTTTCCGGGCGACCCTGTCCGGCACCAACACCTATACGGTGCAGAACCAGTGGGGAGGCTCCTCCGCGCCCTGGCAGGAGGGAGGAACGTGGATCCTCGGCTCCCGCAAGAACCAGGGCGTCGTCGCCATCGACCTCACCTCCAACGATGGGGGCAAGACCCTGGCGGGGACCATGACGTACGCCGGGGAGGGCCCCATCGGCTTCAAGGGCGAGTTGCGCTCGGGTGGGGCCTACACGGTGCAGAACCAGTGGGGGGGTGCTTCCGCTCCCTGGCAGCAGGGAGGCGCCTGGCTCATCGGCGCCCGGGATGGCCAGAAAGTCACCGCCATCAAGGCCACCTCCACCGATGGGGGCAAGACCCTGACGGGAAGCATGACGTACTCGGGAGAAGGGGCCATCGCCTTCAAGGCAACCCAGGACGGTGAGAACACCTACACGGTGCAGAACCAGTGGGGAGGTTCCGCCGCGCCCTGGCAGCCGGGCGGCATCTGGCTCATCGGCGCCCGACAGAGCCAGGGCGTCGTCTCCCTCGATGTCACTTCCACCGATGGGGGTAAGACGCTGGCGGGGACCATGACGTACGCCGGGGAGGGCCCCATCGGCTTCCGCGGCACGCTGAACTGA